The following proteins are encoded in a genomic region of Plasmodium coatneyi strain Hackeri chromosome 6, complete sequence:
- a CDS encoding SICA antigen encodes MWNEIRDQVNKVHEAISGESINEGQYCNDGAWGNGANKDTNKKVCQYIVQGLQYIYNIKKETDRTKDQNPEDNWKYKTTMACLVLNAFIGELRKQKKTCNIEQGIKKAFENGGSLRKQLCMKDGCDECKEEYDPKCVIADKGIGPELSAKLQEGGSKMKQTLESICLTTPQKSEPASLATGSEKKGSEDQCKKKKEL; translated from the exons ATGTGGAACGAAATACGGGATCAGGTTAATAAAGTCCACGAAGCCATATCTGGGGAAAGCATAAATGAGGGCCAATACTGTAATGATGGCGCATGGGGGAATGGTGCAAATAAGGACACAAATAAGAAAGTGTGTCAGTACATTGTTCAGGGGTTacagtatatatacaatattaaaaaggaaacggaTAGAACGAAGGACCAGAACCCTGAAGATAACTGGAAATACAAGACTACTATGGCCTGTCTAGTACTGAATGCATTCATAGGGGAAttgaggaagcaaaaaaaaacttgcaACATAGAACAAGGAATAAAGAAGGCTTTTGAGAATGGGGGGAGTCTTCGTAAACAGCTTTGCATGAAGGACGGATGTGATGAATGCAAAGAAGAATACGATCCGAAATGTGTAATAGCCGATAAGGGAATAGGACCAGAATTAAGTGCGAAGCTCCAAGAGGGAGGgagcaaaatgaagcaaacTCTGGAATCTATATGTCTAACCACCCCACAAAAATCAGAACCAGCATCACTAGCAACAGGAtcagaaaagaaaggatcTGAAGACCAATGT aagaagaaaaaggaattgtgA
- a CDS encoding SICA antigen — translation MLKELGEYLNKEPTNIKELCAKVKLEDGQNEGQVKGICKALVKIVYWMEGKGKWARNRKDEGCEKNFIECLRCKIGKEAMVGILKNKCRTEGIMEILSGTINGKTNIEKMEDVQNICECTQFKDKKFKGETIEERMKKWIKERERGDAGFSRIINWDLKCPKKGKTKEAKSQEQPTHQTTAEGTAHDSREGASSSVSGHISTSSSSSGAAGATVLPAPIPVFHRTYNPNFTPYLPTVPVVIGLSAMAYLLWKYFGMLRKTRKRYRRAHQLRGPLPLEQQIVDHVHEQGDGQREYYLVKERKPRSVPTRTKRSKKQGVDRRVCHRTIIDIHLEVLDECQKGGLHSTKEDFFKILVREFMGSELIKKVFVPKEQVPSSGCGFREKDSVPKQDVPSSDSRLMEEDFLPNEGVPKDEVPKEQVPCSDSGFREERICS, via the exons ATGCTTAAAGAATTAGGTGAATATTTAAACAAGGAACCAACAAATATAAAGGAGTTGTGTGCCAAAGTGAAATTGGAAGATGGTCAAAATGAGGGACAAGTGAAGGGCATATGCAAGGCTTTAGTAAAAATAGTCTactggatggaaggaaagggtaaATGGGCAAGAAACCGGAAGGATGAAGGATGTGAAAAGAATTTTATTGAATGTCTAAGGTGTAAAATAGGCAAGGAAGCCATGGTAGGAATCCTCAAAAATAAGTGCAGAACAGAGGGTATTATGGAAATTCTCTCAGGAACGATCAATGGGAAGACGAATATAGAGAAAATGGAAGATGTACAGAACATATGTGAATGTACTCAATTTAAAGATAAGAAATTTAAAGGGGAGACAATTGAAGAACGGATGAAGAAATGgataaaagaaagggaaaggggcGATGCTGGATTTAGTAGAATAATTAATTGGGATTTAAAGTGTccgaagaaaggaaaaacaaaggaaGCAAAATCACAGGAACAACCAACACATCAGACGACAGCTGAGGGAACTGCTCACGATAGTCGAGAAG GTGCAAGTAGTAGTGTTAGTGGTCATATTAGTAccagtagtagtagtagtggtGCTGCTGGAGCTACCGTCCTTCCTGCTCCTATCCCAGTTTTTCACAGGACATACAACCCTAAttttaccccataccttcctaccgtTCCTGTTGTAATTGGTCTTTCTGCTATGGCCtacctcctttggaag tactttggaatgcttcgtaagacaagaaaacgttacagaagggCTCATCAACTACGTGGTCCACTTcccttagaacagcagattgttgaccatgtgCACGAGCAGGGTGATGGCCAACGTGAATATTatttagtaaaggaacgaaaaccaAGATCTGTTCCAACGAGAACGAAGAGGTcaaaaaaacagggcgttGATCGTCGTGTGTGTCACCGCacgattattgatattcatttagaagtcttagacgaatgtcaaaaagggggccTCCATTCGACGAAAGAagacttttttaaaattttggttcGAGAATTCATGGGAAGCGAACTCATAAAAAAAgtctttgttcctaaggaacaggttccaagttcaggttgcgggtttagggaaaaaGACTCTGTCCCTAAGCAagatgttccaagttcagattccagGTTGatggaggaagactttcttcctaatgaaggtgttcctaaggatgaggttcctaaggaacaggttccatgttcagattccgggtttagggaagaaagaatttgttcttaa